One window of Halosolutus amylolyticus genomic DNA carries:
- a CDS encoding CARDB domain-containing protein — protein MTQGEECVAVEPLGNGTQSVEAFYDYRTPETSPSNYTYSSHGTTQLQADDTSNLFLYEGTEGLSLVLVHDQYDGDSPGGAATMQFDELPEEGEWVVEDDNYSDDIQGGPDDVFEHNDTSSRITWAWADNRTDGAVFQGGLDEEFSIAIDPAFNDEADFRENPGSITDWDVLSATETGYERTSLDLDEPVTIQSGDCVSIGVTDLSTTETVTAGESTTIETTVENDGALPASQNVTITVDGEAVDEHEVTLEPGNTTTVSSTAVFDEPGTYTVEANNETTTVGVEAAESSDTNVETDSLSGFGIVVTLIAASVVLVVRLRS, from the coding sequence GTGACACAGGGCGAAGAGTGTGTCGCTGTCGAACCGCTCGGAAACGGCACGCAGTCCGTCGAAGCGTTCTACGACTACCGAACGCCGGAGACGTCCCCAAGTAACTACACCTACAGCTCTCACGGTACCACACAGTTGCAAGCAGACGATACGAGCAATCTGTTCCTGTACGAGGGGACGGAGGGCCTCAGTCTCGTACTCGTTCACGACCAGTACGACGGGGATTCCCCTGGCGGAGCAGCGACGATGCAGTTCGACGAACTGCCAGAGGAGGGCGAGTGGGTGGTCGAAGACGACAATTACAGCGACGACATCCAGGGCGGGCCTGACGACGTGTTCGAGCACAACGACACGTCGAGTCGCATCACGTGGGCCTGGGCGGACAACCGTACAGATGGCGCTGTTTTCCAGGGCGGCCTGGACGAGGAGTTCTCGATTGCGATCGACCCCGCGTTCAACGACGAGGCTGATTTCCGGGAGAATCCCGGTTCGATCACCGACTGGGACGTTCTATCGGCGACCGAGACTGGCTACGAGCGAACGTCGCTCGATCTCGACGAACCAGTGACGATTCAGTCCGGCGACTGCGTCTCGATCGGAGTTACGGACCTCTCCACGACAGAAACGGTGACCGCCGGTGAGTCGACCACGATCGAGACGACCGTGGAGAACGACGGTGCGCTTCCAGCGTCCCAGAACGTCACGATCACCGTTGACGGCGAGGCGGTCGACGAGCACGAGGTGACTCTTGAACCCGGAAACACGACGACCGTTTCGTCAACTGCTGTGTTCGACGAGCCGGGAACGTACACCGTCGAAGCGAATAACGAGACCACGACAGTGGGAGTCGAAGCTGCCGAGAGTAGTGACACGAACGTCGAGACCGATTCACTATCTGGATTCGGGATCGTTGTAACGCTGATCGCAGCTTCGGTCGTGCTGGTGGTGCGTCTCCGCTCGTAA
- a CDS encoding polysaccharide deacetylase family protein: MSDETRGTAHSATPEWVADAPRDDDPVPGDASFALCLTHDVDRPYKGFRSFYRAAQGRPGYHLRTALSSSNPYWQFEELMALEEDLGVRSACYFLNEQHLLADRPARDWFSAPNWIEHLGRYDVTAPEMADVIRDLANGGWEVGLHGSYHTADDRDRLREEKAILESVLDGPVAGGRQHHLRLSVPETWHHYRSIGLRYDSSLGSGTECGFTTGYRPIRPFGDEFRVFPLTIMEQALPDPGTDFDAARNRCEELLDEAAANDAVMTALWHPRYFDEREFPGYRTLYRWLVEQALDRGAWVGTPRRLCTILASEPDSRTRQAALDNRNQ, from the coding sequence ATGAGCGACGAGACCCGTGGGACGGCGCACTCGGCGACGCCGGAGTGGGTCGCCGACGCACCACGGGACGACGATCCGGTCCCCGGCGACGCGTCGTTCGCCCTCTGTCTGACCCACGACGTCGACCGGCCGTACAAGGGGTTCCGATCGTTCTACCGGGCCGCCCAGGGTCGACCGGGCTATCACCTCCGAACGGCCCTCTCCTCCTCGAACCCGTACTGGCAGTTCGAGGAGCTCATGGCCCTGGAGGAGGATCTCGGCGTCCGATCGGCCTGCTACTTCCTGAACGAACAGCACCTCCTCGCCGATCGGCCGGCGCGCGACTGGTTCTCGGCGCCGAACTGGATCGAACACCTCGGTCGATACGACGTGACCGCGCCCGAGATGGCCGACGTGATCCGGGACCTCGCGAACGGCGGCTGGGAGGTCGGCCTCCACGGCTCCTACCACACCGCCGACGATCGGGACCGGTTACGCGAGGAGAAGGCGATCCTGGAGTCGGTACTCGACGGTCCAGTCGCGGGCGGCCGACAGCATCATCTCAGGCTGTCCGTCCCGGAGACGTGGCACCACTACCGATCGATCGGCCTCCGGTACGATTCGAGCCTCGGGTCGGGGACGGAATGTGGGTTCACGACGGGGTACCGGCCGATCCGACCGTTCGGCGACGAGTTCCGGGTGTTTCCGCTGACGATCATGGAACAGGCCCTCCCTGATCCGGGCACCGACTTCGACGCCGCCCGCAACAGGTGCGAGGAGTTGCTCGACGAAGCCGCGGCCAACGACGCCGTGATGACGGCGCTCTGGCATCCGCGCTATTTCGACGAACGGGAGTTCCCCGGCTACCGGACGCTCTACCGGTGGCTCGTCGAGCAGGCGCTCGATCGCGGCGCATGGGTCGGGACGCCGCGACGGCTCTGTACGATCCTCGCCAGTGAACCGGATTCCAGAACACGACAGGCGGCACTCGACAACCGGAACCAATGA
- a CDS encoding glycosyltransferase family 2 protein: MYKSSSIGVVVTAYEEEAFVGRVIETVPRFVDRIYVVDDASPDDTWDVIQRVASRINETTEPAKTVADGGDGRRVVPIRHEENRGPGGAVKTGYERAVADGIDVVAVMDGDGQMDPEILDRIVDPVATGDADYAKGNRLLSPDDRDGMSTFRFVGNAMLTGLSKFASGYWSIGDPQNGYTAISAETIEDLDLDAITDRYGFLNHLLTHLNVHGCRVADVPMTAIYGDEESSIRYLPFVRFVSLLLLRSFCWRLKTRYVVQEFHPAVVFYGAGTTGLAGGVAGLAGSARRAAGDDDGFTAVLASFVAILLGVVSLGIAIWLDAEENDPLEVTPDDSRTGSHARRAPQSIE, encoded by the coding sequence ATGTATAAGAGCAGCTCGATCGGCGTCGTCGTGACCGCCTACGAGGAGGAGGCGTTCGTCGGCCGGGTGATCGAGACCGTCCCCAGGTTCGTCGATCGGATCTACGTGGTCGACGACGCGTCGCCGGACGACACCTGGGACGTGATTCAGCGCGTCGCATCCCGGATCAACGAGACGACCGAACCGGCGAAGACGGTCGCCGACGGCGGCGACGGTCGCCGCGTCGTCCCGATCCGCCACGAGGAGAACCGGGGTCCCGGCGGTGCCGTGAAGACCGGTTACGAACGCGCAGTCGCGGACGGGATCGACGTGGTCGCCGTGATGGACGGCGACGGCCAGATGGATCCCGAGATTTTAGACCGGATCGTCGACCCCGTCGCGACCGGCGACGCCGACTACGCGAAGGGGAACCGGCTGCTTTCACCCGACGATCGGGACGGGATGTCGACGTTCCGGTTCGTCGGCAACGCCATGCTGACCGGCCTCTCGAAGTTCGCCTCCGGCTACTGGTCGATCGGCGACCCCCAGAACGGCTACACCGCCATCTCCGCCGAGACCATCGAAGACCTCGACCTCGACGCGATCACCGATCGGTACGGCTTCCTCAACCACCTGCTGACGCACCTCAACGTCCACGGCTGTCGCGTCGCGGACGTGCCGATGACGGCCATCTACGGCGACGAGGAGAGCAGCATTCGATACCTGCCGTTCGTCAGGTTCGTCTCCCTGCTGTTGCTCCGCAGTTTCTGCTGGCGGCTGAAGACGCGGTACGTCGTCCAGGAGTTCCACCCCGCGGTCGTCTTCTACGGTGCCGGAACGACCGGACTGGCCGGTGGCGTGGCTGGACTCGCCGGTTCGGCCCGGCGGGCGGCCGGCGACGACGACGGGTTCACCGCCGTTCTGGCGTCGTTCGTCGCCATCCTGCTCGGCGTGGTCTCGCTCGGGATCGCGATCTGGCTCGACGCCGAGGAGAACGACCCGCTCGAGGTGACGCCGGACGACAGCCGAACTGGCAGTCACGCTCGGCGAGCGCCTCAGTCGATCGAGTAG
- a CDS encoding nucleotide sugar dehydrogenase, whose amino-acid sequence MGLYDSDRTESRLRAALTEGEIPVAVYGLGKMGLPLAAVYAETTGNVTGVDVDPDVVETVTAGESHVVGEPGLDDLVADQVSADRLDATTDGPAAAADARVHVVIVPTLLDEDDRPNLTTVESVADDVAAGLEPGDLVVAESTLPPGTCRDVLLPHLAAESGLEPGEFGLAFCPERTSSGTALRDIRGQYPKVVGGVDDESTRAAAIVYDELSSNEVHPVSDATTAEAVKVFEGVYRDVNIALANELGLLADELDVSVREAIDTANDLPMCQLHDPGPGVGGHCIPYYPHFLLSELDEPMALTRTARDVNDGMPSVVVDRLERELAAVGTDLADATVAVLGLTYRPGVEETRASPALDVVDELNERGAAVAGVDPLVDPAAYGARPIAIDDLADADLDAAVVVTPHEAFDRIPWAELDPMVVVDGRDAIDLAGTDHRTYTLAGSRDGHPPREFGRDDPASGPTSDSPSTAPGRTETDGGEDV is encoded by the coding sequence ATCGGACTCTACGATTCCGACCGGACCGAATCCCGACTGCGGGCGGCCCTGACCGAGGGCGAGATTCCGGTCGCCGTCTACGGACTCGGCAAGATGGGGCTGCCGCTCGCCGCGGTCTACGCCGAGACGACGGGGAACGTGACCGGCGTCGACGTCGACCCGGACGTCGTCGAGACCGTCACCGCGGGCGAGAGTCACGTCGTCGGCGAACCCGGCCTCGACGACCTCGTCGCGGACCAGGTCAGTGCGGATCGCCTCGACGCGACGACCGACGGGCCGGCGGCCGCCGCGGACGCACGGGTACACGTCGTCATCGTCCCGACGCTACTGGACGAGGACGATCGGCCGAACCTCACCACGGTCGAATCCGTCGCGGACGACGTCGCGGCCGGACTGGAACCGGGAGACCTGGTCGTCGCCGAATCGACCCTCCCGCCGGGAACCTGCCGGGACGTCCTCCTGCCGCATCTCGCGGCGGAGAGCGGACTCGAACCGGGCGAGTTCGGCCTCGCGTTCTGCCCGGAACGGACCTCCTCGGGGACCGCACTGCGGGACATCCGCGGCCAGTACCCCAAGGTCGTCGGCGGCGTCGACGACGAGAGCACCCGCGCGGCCGCGATCGTCTACGACGAACTCTCGAGCAACGAGGTGCACCCGGTCTCGGACGCGACCACCGCGGAGGCTGTGAAGGTGTTCGAGGGCGTCTACCGCGACGTCAACATCGCCCTCGCGAACGAACTGGGTCTGCTGGCCGACGAACTCGACGTCTCGGTCCGGGAGGCGATCGACACCGCGAACGACCTGCCGATGTGCCAGCTTCACGATCCCGGCCCCGGCGTCGGCGGTCACTGCATCCCCTACTACCCGCACTTCCTGCTTTCCGAACTGGACGAACCGATGGCGCTGACGCGAACCGCTCGCGACGTCAACGACGGCATGCCGTCCGTCGTGGTCGATCGACTCGAGCGGGAACTCGCCGCCGTCGGGACCGACCTCGCGGACGCCACGGTGGCCGTGCTCGGGCTGACCTACCGGCCCGGCGTCGAGGAGACCCGCGCCTCACCGGCACTCGACGTCGTGGACGAACTGAACGAGCGCGGCGCGGCCGTCGCCGGCGTCGATCCGCTCGTCGATCCGGCGGCCTACGGCGCACGTCCGATCGCGATCGACGACCTCGCCGACGCAGACCTCGACGCCGCCGTCGTCGTGACCCCCCACGAGGCGTTCGATCGGATTCCGTGGGCCGAACTCGACCCGATGGTGGTCGTCGACGGACGCGACGCGATCGATCTCGCCGGCACCGACCACCGGACGTACACGCTCGCCGGGTCTCGAGACGGCCACCCGCCGCGCGAGTTCGGTCGGGACGACCCCGCTTCCGGGCCGACGTCGGATAGCCCCTCCACCGCACCCGGTCGCACCGAGACTGACGGGGGCGAAGATGTATAA
- a CDS encoding Gfo/Idh/MocA family protein, which yields MTDDNRFRAGVIGVGSMGENHARVYSELPNVDLVGVSDRDRSVARRVASEFGATAVTIEALLDHCDLVTVAVPTHAHADVVSTCLESGTHVLVEKPITGSVADGRALAAKARDEGLVLQVGHIERFNPAVQTLTELIDDLDVIAVEAERLGPPVDRTARGNVVFDLMVHDVDVVGSILDERPDALTATGTEDGQYATANMQYDDVIASLTASRLTQKKVRKLTVTARECLVEVDYLEQSVLIHRDSYPEYLTDDGQNRYRHESVVERPRVSNGEPLRHELEAFVEAVQTGSEPEVTPEDGIAALETIQRIDSLVADDAVPPEREVEA from the coding sequence ATGACCGACGATAATCGATTCAGGGCCGGCGTCATCGGCGTCGGCTCGATGGGCGAGAACCACGCGCGCGTGTACAGCGAACTCCCGAACGTCGACCTCGTCGGCGTCAGCGATCGGGACCGATCCGTCGCACGCCGAGTCGCGAGCGAGTTCGGAGCCACGGCCGTCACCATCGAGGCGCTGCTCGATCACTGTGACCTCGTGACCGTCGCCGTGCCGACACACGCCCACGCCGACGTTGTCTCGACCTGTCTCGAATCCGGGACCCACGTCCTCGTGGAGAAACCGATCACCGGGTCTGTCGCCGACGGACGCGCGCTCGCGGCGAAGGCCCGCGACGAGGGCCTGGTGCTGCAGGTGGGCCACATCGAGCGGTTCAACCCCGCCGTCCAGACGCTGACCGAGTTGATCGACGACCTCGACGTCATCGCTGTCGAAGCCGAACGGCTCGGACCGCCGGTCGATCGAACGGCTCGCGGGAACGTCGTCTTCGACCTGATGGTCCACGACGTCGACGTGGTCGGGTCGATCCTCGACGAACGGCCGGACGCGCTGACCGCGACGGGAACCGAGGACGGCCAGTACGCGACGGCGAACATGCAGTACGACGACGTGATCGCGTCGCTGACGGCGAGTCGCCTGACACAGAAGAAAGTCCGGAAACTGACGGTGACCGCCCGCGAGTGCCTCGTGGAGGTCGACTACCTGGAACAGTCCGTCCTGATCCACCGGGACTCGTATCCCGAGTACCTCACGGACGACGGGCAGAACCGGTATCGACACGAGAGCGTCGTCGAACGGCCGCGGGTCTCGAACGGCGAACCGCTGCGGCACGAACTCGAGGCGTTCGTCGAGGCCGTCCAAACCGGTTCGGAACCCGAAGTCACCCCCGAAGACGGCATCGCCGCGCTCGAGACGATCCAGCGGATCGACTCGCTCGTCGCGGACGACGCCGTCCCGCCGGAACGGGAGGTGGAAGCGTGA
- a CDS encoding DegT/DnrJ/EryC1/StrS family aminotransferase, translating to MTDTDTDTDVETGIDAGTEPSDAGSDAGSLGAADGERRVSIADPALSGDAVDRVQSLLEDGTLADGPEVRAFEKEFAAFCGADRGVATSNGTTALHAALEALGLEEGDAVVTSPFSFVASANAIRLAGGTPVFADIDPETYTIDPDDVDRIVGERDDVVGLLPVHLYGLAADMPALLDIADEHDLFVVEDACQAHGATIRGKRVGQFGDAACFSFYPTKNMTTGEGGMVTTTRADVADGVARYVNHGRGETGTGGYDHVELGHNHRLTSVAAAIGRAQLERLPSSNDARRENAAVYDEELADLPIETPTEPQGHRHVYHQYTVRTDDREALAATLDAHGVDSAVYYETPIHRQPAYESVSTAATRLPRAERAADAVLSLPVHPGLSERDRRTVVEAVRNHYTSS from the coding sequence ATGACGGACACTGACACCGATACCGACGTCGAGACGGGAATCGACGCCGGAACGGAACCCAGCGACGCCGGCAGTGACGCTGGCTCGCTCGGGGCGGCCGACGGTGAACGCAGGGTGTCGATCGCCGATCCCGCTCTCAGCGGGGACGCCGTCGATCGGGTCCAGTCGCTCCTCGAAGACGGCACGCTCGCCGACGGGCCGGAAGTGAGGGCCTTCGAAAAGGAATTCGCCGCCTTCTGTGGGGCCGACCGTGGCGTCGCGACCTCGAACGGGACGACGGCCCTGCACGCCGCACTCGAGGCCCTCGGCCTCGAGGAGGGCGACGCGGTCGTCACCTCTCCGTTCTCGTTCGTGGCGAGCGCCAACGCCATCAGGCTCGCGGGTGGAACGCCGGTCTTCGCCGACATCGACCCTGAGACCTACACGATCGATCCCGACGACGTCGATCGGATCGTCGGGGAGCGAGACGACGTCGTCGGCCTGTTACCCGTCCATCTCTACGGGCTGGCCGCCGACATGCCGGCGCTGCTCGATATCGCCGACGAGCACGACCTGTTCGTCGTCGAGGACGCCTGCCAGGCCCACGGCGCGACCATCCGGGGCAAGCGAGTCGGCCAGTTCGGCGACGCCGCCTGCTTCTCGTTCTACCCGACGAAGAACATGACGACCGGCGAGGGCGGCATGGTCACCACGACTCGGGCGGACGTCGCCGACGGGGTCGCCCGCTACGTCAACCACGGTCGCGGCGAGACCGGGACCGGCGGCTACGACCACGTTGAACTCGGGCACAACCACCGCCTGACGAGCGTCGCGGCGGCCATCGGACGCGCCCAGCTCGAACGCCTGCCGTCGTCCAACGACGCCCGCAGAGAGAACGCGGCGGTCTACGACGAGGAACTGGCCGACCTGCCGATCGAGACGCCGACGGAGCCGCAGGGGCATCGACACGTCTACCACCAGTACACGGTCCGGACGGACGACCGGGAAGCGCTGGCGGCCACGCTTGATGCCCACGGCGTCGACAGCGCCGTCTACTACGAGACGCCGATCCACCGCCAGCCGGCCTACGAGTCGGTGAGCACAGCCGCGACGCGGCTGCCCCGAGCGGAGCGGGCGGCCGACGCCGTGCTCTCCCTGCCCGTCCACCCCGGTCTCTCCGAGCGTGACCGCCGGACCGTGGTCGAAGCAGTGCGGAATCACTACACCAGTTCATGA
- a CDS encoding acyltransferase, producing the protein MAEFVSGTDCTVDDGATVGYGAFDDPTRVGDGATIRAGSIVYGDVTIGDDFTTGHDVLVREGTTVGDDVLVGTKSVIDGQTTIGSHVSLQTNVYVPTQTSIADNVFVGPGAVMTNDEYPIRTDDGLEGPTIEEGASIGANATVLPGVTVGANAFVAAGAVVTEDVPPDTLAVGAPATERSLPEPLEGPNQLA; encoded by the coding sequence GTGGCTGAGTTCGTCAGCGGAACGGACTGTACCGTCGACGACGGCGCCACCGTCGGCTACGGTGCGTTCGACGACCCGACGCGGGTCGGCGACGGGGCGACGATCAGGGCCGGATCGATCGTCTACGGCGACGTGACGATCGGCGACGACTTCACGACCGGTCACGACGTGCTGGTCCGCGAGGGGACGACCGTGGGCGACGACGTGCTCGTCGGGACGAAGTCCGTCATCGACGGCCAGACGACGATCGGCTCCCACGTGAGCCTGCAGACGAACGTCTACGTCCCGACCCAGACCTCGATCGCGGACAACGTCTTCGTCGGCCCGGGTGCGGTCATGACCAACGACGAGTACCCGATCCGGACGGACGACGGCCTCGAAGGGCCGACGATCGAGGAGGGCGCGTCGATCGGCGCGAACGCGACCGTGCTCCCCGGCGTCACGGTCGGGGCGAACGCGTTCGTCGCGGCGGGTGCGGTGGTCACCGAGGACGTACCGCCCGACACGCTCGCCGTCGGAGCACCGGCCACCGAACGATCGCTTCCCGAGCCCCTGGAGGGACCGAACCAGCTCGCATGA
- a CDS encoding DUF7344 domain-containing protein: MTDSELTQAELFDVFSNARRRRTVQYLKRNGGTCDLAPLVEQVAAWENETSPEDVTRTQRRRVYISLYQTHLPMLEDHGIVDWNPDDHIIELLPSEDLFEPYLDRRLEDQRSWHRIYASVTSLGVVGLAVSWLSIGPLSTAIAPAVALVVCATVLLVALAQHVARRPDVGRSLGSAGR, from the coding sequence ATGACTGACAGTGAACTCACGCAAGCTGAACTGTTCGACGTGTTCAGCAACGCCCGGAGACGACGGACGGTCCAGTACCTGAAACGAAACGGTGGCACCTGTGATCTCGCGCCCCTCGTCGAGCAGGTCGCCGCCTGGGAGAACGAGACGTCCCCCGAGGACGTGACCCGGACGCAACGGCGCCGGGTCTACATCTCGCTCTACCAGACACACCTTCCCATGCTCGAAGACCACGGCATCGTCGACTGGAACCCCGACGACCACATCATCGAGCTCCTGCCCAGCGAGGACCTGTTCGAACCCTACCTCGATCGACGCCTCGAGGACCAGCGATCGTGGCACCGGATCTACGCGTCGGTGACGTCCCTCGGCGTCGTCGGACTCGCGGTCTCGTGGCTCTCGATCGGCCCGCTGTCGACCGCGATCGCGCCTGCCGTCGCCCTGGTGGTGTGTGCAACGGTTCTCCTCGTCGCGCTCGCACAGCACGTCGCCCGCCGGCCCGACGTCGGCCGCTCTCTCGGGAGCGCTGGCCGGTAA